A genomic region of Jeotgalibaca ciconiae contains the following coding sequences:
- a CDS encoding PTS transporter subunit EIIC: protein MKNNKKDYQALATKVIELVGGEKNIESVIHCVTRLRFYLKDDRLPKKDEIENLDGVMGIVEAGGQFQVVVGPAVDDIYKETMAQLSVTDNGSFDEQTSSSSSENRTALEKVKHALNQLLGIITGSMMPIISILAASGIIKSILAILTTTNLISDSGSIYLMINAMADAVFYFLPILIGFNAAKRIDGNPLLTAVVGGVIIHPTVLDAANNGLDILNLGNFNFPFVAYTYSIFPMILAAWLVKKIELWLKKWVPLYIQAIFIPIVVIGVVSTTTFLFTGPVITWLSQALAVGLQSLLSLNAPIFGAIIDGFYQILVIFGLHWGIIPIYVNDFATLGYSYLSAMVSVPIVAQGGAALAVAVKSKKAKIKELGYAGAISAFCGITEPAIYGINLRFRKPFICASIASAVGGFMTGIFRINMWSIIGSIIGLPSFIDPVNGITSNFWYAVLVTVVTLALSFVLTYMWGYNDTMEMQEKRQKPKNPAKEKLAKL from the coding sequence ATGAAAAACAACAAAAAAGATTATCAGGCCTTAGCTACAAAAGTGATTGAATTGGTAGGAGGAGAAAAAAATATCGAGAGCGTCATTCATTGCGTGACTCGACTTCGTTTTTATTTAAAAGACGATCGCTTACCGAAAAAAGATGAAATTGAAAATCTTGATGGTGTTATGGGTATAGTAGAAGCCGGCGGGCAATTCCAAGTCGTCGTCGGTCCTGCAGTCGATGATATCTACAAAGAAACCATGGCACAGCTGTCTGTTACTGACAATGGCTCCTTTGATGAACAAACAAGTTCAAGTTCTTCTGAAAATCGTACAGCACTAGAGAAAGTGAAGCATGCCTTGAATCAATTACTGGGAATTATTACGGGTTCGATGATGCCCATCATCAGTATTTTAGCAGCTTCCGGAATTATAAAAAGTATTCTCGCTATCCTAACTACTACAAATCTTATTTCTGATTCAGGCAGTATTTATTTGATGATTAATGCGATGGCTGATGCAGTTTTTTATTTTTTACCAATTTTAATTGGTTTTAATGCAGCAAAGCGAATAGATGGTAATCCTTTGTTGACTGCAGTTGTCGGAGGAGTTATTATCCATCCTACTGTTCTTGACGCTGCCAATAATGGCTTGGATATTTTAAATCTGGGGAATTTTAATTTTCCCTTTGTAGCTTATACGTATTCTATTTTTCCTATGATTCTTGCTGCCTGGCTAGTGAAAAAAATAGAACTTTGGTTAAAAAAGTGGGTGCCTCTTTATATTCAAGCAATTTTCATCCCGATTGTAGTCATCGGTGTCGTATCCACAACAACGTTCTTGTTCACCGGTCCTGTCATTACCTGGCTTTCACAAGCTTTAGCCGTGGGACTCCAATCCTTACTGAGCTTGAATGCTCCTATCTTTGGTGCTATTATTGATGGCTTTTATCAAATTCTAGTAATTTTCGGATTGCATTGGGGAATCATCCCGATTTACGTTAATGATTTTGCCACACTAGGTTATAGCTATCTCTCTGCCATGGTAAGTGTCCCCATTGTCGCGCAAGGTGGCGCAGCTCTAGCTGTAGCAGTAAAATCAAAGAAAGCAAAAATAAAAGAACTGGGCTATGCTGGTGCAATCTCAGCATTTTGTGGCATTACCGAACCCGCTATTTACGGGATCAATTTACGCTTTCGTAAACCATTTATCTGTGCAAGTATTGCCAGTGCAGTCGGTGGATTTATGACAGGGATATTCCGAATCAATATGTGGAGTATCATTGGATCAATCATTGGTCTTCCTTCATTTATTGATCCGGTCAATGGCATCACTTCCAACTTTTGGTATGCCGTTCTCGTCACAGTCGTAACTCTCGCTCTATCGTTCGTACTGACTTATATGTGGGGTTACAACGATACCATGGAAATGCAAGAAAAACGTCAAAAACCAAAAAATCCTGCTAAAGAAAAACTTGCCAAATTATAA
- a CDS encoding polysaccharide deacetylase family protein gives MNQYYICYPNGKFKALTFSYDDGKKADRRLISIFNKYGLKGTFHLNGGLFPEESGDQERIPKSEVKELYAGHEVAGHTYTHPTIARCPIEKVADEIILDRRALEELVYYPVQGFSYPNGSYNENIKSLLPLLGIEYARVVGNSNNFELPMDWFEWKASCHHNAKLMELGRQFVELHKSQYLYLMYVWGHSYEFDGDNNWDLIEEFAELVSKHEKDIWFVTNIEFKRYMEDAKRIVFSSNGKQVFNPNYQSIWIRINQKLIELTPGMNQLEGNS, from the coding sequence ATGAATCAATATTATATTTGTTATCCAAATGGTAAATTTAAAGCCCTTACATTTAGTTATGATGATGGAAAGAAAGCTGATCGAAGGTTGATTAGCATTTTTAATAAATATGGTTTGAAGGGCACTTTTCATCTGAATGGAGGATTATTTCCAGAAGAAAGTGGTGATCAGGAGCGGATTCCAAAATCAGAAGTAAAAGAATTGTATGCTGGACATGAAGTTGCCGGTCACACTTATACCCATCCAACGATTGCTCGGTGTCCCATTGAAAAAGTTGCGGACGAAATAATATTGGATCGCAGGGCACTAGAAGAATTAGTATACTATCCCGTACAAGGTTTTTCTTATCCAAACGGTTCTTATAATGAAAATATCAAAAGCTTACTTCCACTATTAGGCATAGAATATGCTAGAGTGGTTGGCAATTCAAATAACTTTGAGTTGCCGATGGATTGGTTTGAATGGAAAGCTAGCTGTCATCATAATGCAAAGTTAATGGAGTTGGGCAGACAATTTGTAGAGCTGCATAAAAGTCAATATTTATATTTGATGTATGTTTGGGGACATAGCTACGAATTTGATGGTGATAACAATTGGGATTTGATCGAAGAGTTCGCGGAATTAGTTTCAAAACATGAAAAAGATATTTGGTTTGTTACAAATATTGAATTTAAGCGATATATGGAAGATGCAAAGAGGATTGTATTTTCTTCAAATGGAAAGCAAGTATTCAATCCGAATTATCAATCGATATGGATAAGAATCAATCAAAAATTAATAGAGTTGACTCCAGGGATGAACCAGTTAGAAGGCAATTCTTGA
- a CDS encoding carboxylesterase/lipase family protein has product MLRKVKVENGFIQGLPAADPRITAFKGIPFAAPPVGENRWRAPQAAADWEGTLKAFEFAPISMQARPGVNPDDFYSREWHVDPNVPMDEDNLYLNVWTPASHTDEKLPVYVWIFGGGFQYGYTSEMEFDGERLARRGAIVVTVNYRLNVFGFLGHPEITAEAPDAPTNFGLLDQQAGIEWVKRNIAAFGGDPDNITVGGQSAGGASVMHQLTAPQNEGLFHKAVVLSGVFANVYKSGGIPGSGRTLAEVEEAGVQFFEFMGVSSLEEARALDGEFVREKLLEYQAFWGPVVDKKFVMGNAFELFMENKRLMVPVLLGQTSSEFFGVPEVSSLDAFKELADKLFGADADEFLKLCNFESGDFDTIKQNASIPMIEYAIRVLGKANADTGADMPLYYYNFDPEIPGWDDPGTFHSADLWFFFETLAKCWRPFVGKHYDLAREMSNYLANFIASGDPNGKDVTGEKMPQWNPYTLDAPYGMVFGDKSEFVKEQPNELMTFLVNQTFKNK; this is encoded by the coding sequence ATGTTAAGAAAGGTAAAAGTAGAAAATGGTTTTATTCAAGGATTGCCAGCAGCTGATCCCCGTATAACAGCTTTTAAAGGGATTCCGTTTGCAGCACCGCCTGTAGGCGAGAATCGTTGGCGGGCACCACAAGCTGCAGCCGATTGGGAAGGTACGCTGAAAGCATTTGAGTTTGCACCGATATCGATGCAAGCAAGGCCGGGCGTCAACCCGGATGATTTTTATTCGCGTGAATGGCACGTAGATCCAAACGTGCCGATGGATGAAGACAATCTATACTTGAACGTGTGGACACCTGCTAGTCATACCGATGAAAAGCTACCGGTTTATGTGTGGATTTTCGGTGGTGGGTTCCAGTATGGTTATACATCAGAAATGGAATTTGATGGCGAGCGCTTAGCACGTCGCGGCGCGATTGTGGTTACGGTCAACTATCGCTTGAACGTATTTGGTTTCCTAGGCCATCCGGAAATCACGGCAGAAGCACCGGATGCACCAACCAACTTTGGTCTACTGGACCAACAAGCAGGAATTGAATGGGTCAAACGTAACATCGCTGCATTTGGTGGAGATCCCGATAACATTACGGTCGGCGGTCAATCGGCTGGTGGCGCGAGCGTGATGCACCAATTAACCGCACCGCAAAATGAAGGACTATTCCATAAGGCTGTTGTTTTGAGTGGTGTTTTTGCAAACGTATACAAAAGTGGCGGAATACCAGGAAGTGGTCGAACATTAGCCGAAGTCGAAGAGGCGGGCGTGCAGTTCTTTGAGTTCATGGGGGTGTCTTCATTGGAAGAGGCACGGGCGCTAGACGGAGAATTCGTCCGCGAAAAACTATTGGAATATCAAGCTTTCTGGGGGCCTGTCGTAGACAAAAAATTTGTCATGGGAAATGCCTTCGAACTGTTTATGGAAAACAAACGTTTGATGGTTCCTGTTCTGTTGGGGCAGACGTCATCTGAGTTCTTCGGAGTTCCGGAAGTTTCTAGTTTGGATGCATTCAAGGAATTGGCCGACAAACTCTTTGGGGCGGATGCGGATGAGTTTCTGAAGCTATGTAACTTTGAATCAGGAGACTTTGATACAATTAAACAAAATGCATCGATTCCAATGATTGAGTATGCAATCCGTGTTCTGGGTAAGGCAAACGCAGACACCGGCGCTGATATGCCACTCTACTATTACAATTTTGATCCAGAGATACCGGGCTGGGATGATCCCGGTACCTTCCACTCTGCCGATCTGTGGTTCTTCTTTGAGACCTTGGCAAAATGCTGGCGTCCGTTTGTAGGCAAACACTACGATTTGGCGCGGGAGATGAGTAATTATTTAGCCAACTTTATCGCTAGCGGTGACCCGAATGGCAAAGATGTGACAGGTGAAAAAATGCCACAGTGGAATCCCTATACCTTGGATGCACCTTATGGCATGGTGTTTGGCGACAAGTCAGAATTTGTTAAAGAGCAACCGAACGAATTGATGACCTTCTTGGTGAATCAAACCTTCAAGAATAAATAG
- a CDS encoding LysE family transporter translates to MNFDMGIQVLFSFAIYALINAFTPGPGNILALNTMTNYGWKKGKPLFMGIFIGYFFVQTLCAVFVFGLKNLINPVMSILKYAGVIYILWLAYQIAISKPHNKTAGKPPSFWNGFILQIVNVKIFLFGITSLTGYVISYYSSFGMLLFFEMIIAIIGTIATLSWILFGGLFQETYFKHFRIINMILALLLLQCAVALL, encoded by the coding sequence GTGAATTTTGATATGGGTATTCAAGTATTATTCTCATTTGCTATATACGCACTAATAAACGCCTTTACACCAGGACCTGGCAATATTCTAGCATTAAATACGATGACTAATTATGGATGGAAGAAAGGCAAACCTTTATTCATGGGGATTTTCATCGGATATTTTTTTGTGCAAACATTATGTGCTGTATTTGTTTTTGGATTAAAGAACTTAATAAATCCAGTAATGTCTATCCTTAAATATGCAGGAGTCATTTATATTCTATGGCTTGCATATCAAATTGCGATTAGCAAGCCTCACAATAAAACAGCGGGAAAACCACCTTCTTTTTGGAATGGCTTTATTTTGCAAATTGTTAATGTAAAGATATTTTTGTTTGGTATAACTTCTTTAACAGGATACGTAATTTCATATTATAGCTCATTTGGTATGCTTTTATTTTTTGAAATGATTATTGCCATCATAGGTACCATTGCTACATTGAGCTGGATACTATTTGGAGGATTATTTCAAGAGACATATTTCAAACATTTTAGAATAATAAATATGATATTGGCGTTATTACTTTTACAGTGTGCAGTCGCACTTTTATAG
- a CDS encoding right-handed parallel beta-helix repeat-containing protein, translating into MNYHVSMQGNDQASGTVEQPFLTISRAAEVAMSGDTVVVHAGIYREWVKPANGGTIDQRITYKSADDGEVIITGADRITDWEAEGENVWRTEVPNALFTVRNPYEVELSGDWLFDGALKAHLGDVYLDHKSLYECGSMAEVENPEVWPEAKYSEDSLLKWYCEAGPSTTKIWANFAGKDPRKENVEINVRPHCFWPEKSGLDYITVSGFTLRQASPQWAPPTDYQEGLIGPHWSKGWIIENNIISESKSVGISLGTKIGTGHVKYAGKHKKGGTQREQEVILRALHAGWHKDTVGSHIVRGNVIHDCEQAAIVGHMGCAFSEIYQNHIYNVHHKRLRHGAEVAGIKLHAALDTQISDNKIHSCYRGIWLDWQAQGTRINRNVLFDHLSEDLFMEVCHGPYLVDHNLFLSPMNFRNMAQGGAFVHNLFAGRFVVQSELSRITPYHFPHETAMAGYSNISSGDDRYYNNIFLGDNDSNKEPVPITFFEHLPLKPRELPEDNGKTVMDGVPDDSICYLYPVGLGGYNKHPNANDKQLWEYTKEELIALGDAAKDFFVGNAVLPVAVDGNLYLNDALPSSSHEPQATVFEKSGFEITTNPSTGAVTVAVTDAASVNGSDTVPVSTNVLGKTYHADMNFEQPDGTPYHFDTDFFENERTVKTPGPFEVTEAVVFEF; encoded by the coding sequence GTGAACTATCATGTGTCAATGCAAGGAAACGATCAAGCAAGTGGAACGGTGGAACAACCGTTTCTAACGATTTCACGCGCTGCCGAAGTGGCAATGTCCGGGGATACAGTCGTTGTCCACGCCGGAATTTACCGTGAATGGGTAAAGCCAGCTAACGGTGGAACTATCGACCAACGCATTACTTATAAGTCTGCTGATGACGGTGAAGTGATTATTACTGGTGCAGACCGTATCACCGACTGGGAAGCTGAGGGAGAAAATGTTTGGCGTACAGAAGTACCAAACGCCCTCTTTACGGTTCGTAATCCTTATGAAGTGGAGTTGAGTGGTGACTGGTTGTTTGATGGCGCCTTGAAAGCTCATTTAGGTGATGTTTATTTAGATCATAAATCACTTTATGAATGCGGAAGTATGGCAGAAGTTGAAAATCCCGAAGTGTGGCCAGAAGCGAAATATTCAGAAGACTCACTGTTGAAATGGTATTGTGAAGCAGGGCCTTCTACAACAAAGATTTGGGCAAATTTTGCTGGTAAAGACCCTCGCAAGGAAAATGTTGAAATTAACGTCCGTCCACATTGTTTCTGGCCGGAAAAGTCAGGTCTTGACTACATTACCGTAAGCGGATTCACTTTACGCCAAGCTTCCCCCCAATGGGCACCTCCGACAGATTACCAAGAAGGCTTGATTGGGCCACATTGGAGCAAAGGCTGGATTATTGAAAATAACATTATCTCTGAATCTAAAAGTGTCGGCATCAGTCTGGGAACTAAAATCGGCACGGGGCATGTGAAATATGCAGGTAAGCACAAAAAAGGTGGTACGCAACGTGAGCAAGAGGTTATTTTACGGGCGTTGCATGCTGGTTGGCACAAGGACACTGTCGGCAGTCATATTGTTCGTGGCAATGTCATTCATGATTGCGAACAAGCCGCCATTGTTGGCCATATGGGATGTGCCTTCAGTGAGATTTACCAAAACCATATTTACAATGTCCATCACAAACGCTTGAGACACGGCGCGGAAGTTGCTGGGATTAAGCTGCACGCTGCCCTAGATACACAAATTAGTGATAATAAAATCCATAGCTGTTATCGTGGTATTTGGTTGGATTGGCAAGCACAAGGAACTCGCATCAACCGCAATGTGTTGTTTGATCATTTGTCTGAAGATTTATTCATGGAAGTTTGTCACGGACCTTATCTGGTAGACCATAATCTCTTTTTATCACCGATGAATTTTAGAAATATGGCACAAGGTGGCGCTTTTGTTCATAACTTGTTTGCTGGTCGATTCGTTGTACAGTCCGAACTTAGTCGAATTACGCCTTACCACTTCCCTCATGAAACAGCGATGGCAGGCTATTCTAATATTTCGAGCGGGGATGACCGCTATTATAACAATATTTTCTTGGGTGATAACGACTCTAATAAAGAACCTGTTCCAATTACGTTCTTTGAACACCTGCCGCTTAAACCGCGCGAACTCCCAGAAGATAATGGCAAGACTGTCATGGACGGCGTTCCAGATGATTCCATTTGTTATCTGTACCCAGTCGGCTTAGGTGGTTATAACAAACATCCTAACGCAAACGATAAACAACTGTGGGAATATACGAAAGAGGAACTGATAGCCCTCGGAGATGCTGCTAAAGATTTCTTTGTTGGAAATGCTGTACTGCCTGTAGCAGTAGATGGCAATCTCTATCTGAACGATGCGCTCCCAAGTAGTAGCCACGAACCACAAGCAACTGTCTTTGAAAAGAGTGGATTTGAAATCACAACAAATCCATCTACAGGTGCTGTGACGGTTGCTGTCACAGATGCTGCGTCGGTTAACGGATCCGATACAGTCCCTGTCTCGACAAATGTATTAGGCAAAACTTATCACGCTGACATGAACTTCGAACAGCCAGACGGGACTCCTTATCACTTTGATACGGATTTCTTCGAAAACGAAAGAACTGTGAAGACACCAGGACCGTTTGAAGTAACGGAAGCTGTGGTATTTGAGTTTTAG
- a CDS encoding LysR family transcriptional regulator yields the protein MTLQQLKYALEIASKGSMNEAAKSLFISQPSLSNAIKELEQEIKITIFVRTNRGVTVSNEGSEFLGYARQVLQQFNMLEEKYISEKTAKQHFSVSSQHYTFAANAFVELVKEFGASEYEFTFRESKTYEIIEDVKNLRSELGIIYLSNYNEAVISKLLSEGNISFSELFTAKPHVFISKSHPLSDKESINMDELDDYPCLSFEQGEYNSFYFSEEILSTRSVKKSIKVSDRAAIVNFMIGLDGYTISSGVFPRYLHGDEIIAVPLNFDEVIRVGTIKHRDLTLTRLGEIYLEALKKFAQGL from the coding sequence TTGACTTTACAACAATTAAAGTATGCATTAGAAATAGCAAGTAAAGGCTCTATGAATGAAGCGGCAAAAAGTTTATTCATCTCTCAGCCGAGTTTGTCGAATGCAATTAAGGAATTAGAGCAGGAAATTAAAATCACTATATTCGTTAGAACGAATAGGGGCGTTACTGTTTCTAATGAAGGATCAGAATTTTTGGGTTATGCTAGACAAGTATTGCAGCAGTTTAACATGCTTGAAGAAAAATATATAAGTGAAAAAACAGCTAAGCAACATTTTTCGGTATCAAGTCAACATTATACTTTTGCAGCCAATGCTTTTGTAGAACTTGTAAAAGAATTTGGAGCTTCCGAATATGAATTTACATTTCGTGAATCGAAAACGTATGAAATAATTGAAGATGTAAAGAATTTACGAAGTGAATTAGGGATTATTTATTTAAGTAATTATAATGAAGCGGTAATATCAAAATTGTTAAGCGAAGGAAACATAAGCTTTTCAGAATTATTTACTGCAAAACCTCATGTGTTTATTAGTAAAAGCCATCCCTTATCCGATAAGGAATCGATTAATATGGATGAATTAGATGATTATCCATGCCTTTCATTTGAGCAAGGAGAATACAATTCTTTTTACTTTTCAGAAGAAATTTTAAGTACTCGAAGTGTAAAGAAAAGTATCAAAGTAAGTGACAGAGCAGCGATTGTTAATTTTATGATTGGTCTTGATGGCTATACGATTTCCTCGGGTGTTTTCCCCCGGTACCTTCATGGAGATGAAATTATTGCGGTCCCTCTTAATTTCGATGAGGTGATACGTGTTGGGACAATCAAACACAGAGATCTTACATTAACGAGACTTGGTGAAATCTATTTGGAAGCATTAAAAAAGTTTGCGCAAGGACTATAA
- a CDS encoding GNAT family N-acetyltransferase produces the protein MTPLFFRDIDANNEAAVRAISLKDGQEGFIETVAECLEEAARYPEWQPVSIYHEEELIRFAMYGSFGVNKDTWTDRIMIDKNYQGKGFGKQAMKQLIEIVSKEYDIKSIYLSIVEENKVAYRLYNSIGFEFINERDPNGELIFQYQFDEKGV, from the coding sequence ATGACACCATTATTTTTCAGAGATATTGATGCAAACAATGAGGCCGCTGTTAGAGCCATAAGTTTAAAAGATGGGCAAGAAGGATTCATTGAAACGGTGGCTGAATGTTTAGAGGAAGCTGCACGCTATCCAGAATGGCAACCAGTATCTATCTATCACGAAGAAGAATTAATTAGATTTGCTATGTATGGGTCTTTTGGCGTCAACAAAGACACTTGGACTGATCGTATTATGATTGATAAAAACTATCAGGGAAAAGGCTTTGGAAAACAAGCGATGAAGCAGCTCATTGAGATTGTCTCAAAGGAATACGACATTAAATCCATCTATTTAAGTATTGTTGAAGAGAATAAAGTGGCCTATCGGTTATATAATAGTATCGGCTTTGAGTTTATCAATGAACGAGATCCGAATGGCGAGTTGATTTTTCAATATCAGTTTGATGAGAAGGGGGTATAA
- a CDS encoding DUF2089 family protein, protein MAIKVVAEWMINLEDEDISFIKKFLLASGSLKEVANQYEVTYPTVRLRLDKLIQKIQVSEDTANEPYVALIKRLALDDKLDFETAKLLISEYKKTKGVK, encoded by the coding sequence ATGGCAATAAAGGTTGTAGCCGAATGGATGATAAACCTTGAAGATGAAGATATATCATTTATTAAGAAGTTTCTCTTGGCTTCTGGTTCATTAAAAGAAGTTGCAAATCAATATGAAGTTACTTATCCAACTGTAAGACTTAGGCTTGATAAATTAATACAAAAAATCCAAGTAAGCGAAGATACAGCAAACGAGCCCTATGTTGCTTTGATTAAACGCTTAGCTTTAGATGACAAGTTGGACTTTGAAACTGCTAAATTACTGATTTCAGAATATAAAAAAACTAAAGGGGTTAAGTAA
- a CDS encoding YibE/F family protein encodes MNVLVGLAIILFVLMKVIGGEKGIRSFMALFFNFGVILLAIFLMANQGNNPIVITLLACMAISYVNLFYINKFNFKSITAIISTIITLVFLILLIFVIVERSKIQGFGIEEVEELQFFSFNVGIDFSKIAISTIIMGTIGAITDTAISISSAMNEIYQHNPSLDSHKLFKSGMNVGKDILGTTTNTLFFAFIGGYLALIIWFKDLAYSFGEVVNSKVFSSEVISIFCTGAGAILIIPITAWLTAYSLVTYKKQKK; translated from the coding sequence ATGAATGTATTAGTTGGGCTGGCAATTATTTTATTTGTGCTCATGAAAGTCATTGGAGGAGAAAAAGGAATACGATCTTTTATGGCTTTATTTTTTAATTTTGGTGTCATACTGCTAGCGATTTTTTTGATGGCAAATCAAGGAAATAATCCGATTGTTATTACGCTGCTCGCTTGTATGGCAATCAGTTACGTGAATTTATTTTATATCAATAAGTTCAATTTCAAATCAATTACAGCCATTATTTCTACCATCATCACCTTAGTTTTTTTGATTCTGCTTATTTTTGTAATTGTGGAGAGATCTAAAATACAAGGGTTTGGAATAGAAGAAGTAGAAGAGTTACAGTTTTTCTCGTTCAATGTCGGCATCGACTTTAGCAAAATAGCGATTTCTACGATTATTATGGGAACGATTGGTGCCATCACAGATACGGCTATTTCCATTTCATCTGCAATGAATGAAATTTATCAACATAATCCCTCTTTGGATAGTCATAAGCTTTTCAAATCGGGAATGAATGTTGGGAAAGATATTCTAGGCACTACTACCAATACTTTATTTTTTGCTTTTATTGGCGGATATCTGGCTTTGATCATTTGGTTTAAAGATTTAGCCTACTCTTTTGGCGAAGTAGTAAATTCTAAAGTATTCAGTTCAGAAGTGATTTCTATTTTTTGTACAGGAGCAGGGGCTATCCTGATTATTCCTATTACTGCTTGGCTCACTGCCTATAGTTTAGTTACATACAAAAAGCAGAAAAAATGA
- a CDS encoding YibE/F family protein: MKIKWKKKAFFIYGTILLCIVTSMWFVQNNFYLYEQSIAEVVEATLTVEQETVDSLENKDHLFQQQLIGEIKNGVQKGQLILLENQYASSGTVDQEYQVGDMIFVTIESEGDQYYEGRIDGPKRDVYVLGAAWLFILTVLIVGRKSGLFSLVSLLVNVLVLMVAMHYYTSLQNVGLLLTCSGLVIFFTIVSLILVSGNNEKTYAAIIATLAGTFSALLIAYIVIVLTGGKGLRYEEMEFITRNPQRVFLASILVGSLGAVMDIAITITSSLYELNDKNNSIPLKNLKISGREIGKDIMGTMANVLFFAYVSGSIPMILLYLKNGVAVNYILSMNLSLELTRALVGSIGIVLTIPISIYTATYFIQKRRTVK, from the coding sequence TTGAAAATCAAATGGAAGAAAAAAGCATTTTTTATATATGGCACTATATTACTCTGCATAGTGACATCTATGTGGTTTGTACAAAATAACTTCTATCTATATGAACAATCGATAGCAGAAGTCGTAGAAGCAACACTGACCGTTGAACAAGAAACGGTTGACTCACTTGAAAATAAAGATCATTTGTTTCAACAGCAATTGATCGGTGAAATAAAAAACGGCGTTCAAAAAGGACAATTAATCTTATTGGAAAATCAATACGCATCATCTGGAACAGTAGATCAGGAATATCAAGTAGGTGATATGATTTTCGTGACGATTGAAAGTGAGGGGGATCAATATTATGAAGGTCGTATTGATGGACCTAAACGAGATGTATATGTTTTAGGAGCAGCATGGTTATTTATATTGACTGTATTGATTGTGGGGAGGAAAAGTGGTTTGTTTTCTCTTGTTAGTTTACTGGTCAACGTCCTAGTCTTAATGGTCGCCATGCATTATTACACTAGTTTACAAAACGTCGGACTCTTACTGACTTGCAGCGGTTTAGTCATCTTCTTTACAATCGTTTCTTTGATTTTAGTCAGCGGAAATAATGAGAAAACTTACGCAGCTATTATTGCGACTCTGGCGGGTACTTTTTCCGCCTTGTTGATCGCTTATATTGTGATAGTTTTGACTGGTGGGAAAGGGCTCAGATATGAGGAGATGGAGTTTATAACGCGAAATCCTCAAAGAGTATTTCTAGCCAGTATTCTGGTAGGGTCATTAGGAGCCGTAATGGATATCGCCATTACGATTACTTCTTCGCTGTATGAATTAAATGACAAAAATAACAGTATTCCACTAAAGAATCTAAAGATATCTGGCAGAGAAATAGGCAAAGATATCATGGGAACGATGGCAAACGTCTTGTTTTTTGCTTATGTCAGTGGCAGTATACCCATGATTCTTCTTTACTTGAAAAATGGCGTAGCAGTAAATTATATCTTATCAATGAATTTGTCCTTAGAATTGACTAGAGCGCTGGTTGGAAGCATTGGAATTGTATTAACGATTCCAATCAGTATTTACACGGCGACTTATTTTATTCAGAAGAGGAGGACAGTGAAATGA
- a CDS encoding UPF0158 family protein, producing MKVKLEEIIQEIESQGDTFRSFLNKETGELESISDEEFEAAENDSPLENYPSWQQGTIKKAAEILYDGHWIDLPSQFDIHEYEIMERFCLSTENERVGEMMYDDLQGKGAFRRFKENVRKHNLLEAWYEFYENALKEIAIEWCKSHGIVCEDYQGESSE from the coding sequence ATGAAAGTTAAGTTAGAAGAAATTATTCAAGAGATAGAGTCTCAAGGAGATACATTTCGTTCCTTTCTAAACAAGGAAACAGGAGAGCTGGAATCCATTTCAGATGAAGAATTTGAAGCGGCCGAAAATGATTCACCACTAGAAAACTATCCTAGTTGGCAGCAAGGGACAATAAAAAAAGCTGCTGAAATTTTATACGATGGGCACTGGATTGATTTACCGAGTCAATTTGACATCCATGAGTATGAGATAATGGAGAGATTCTGTCTTTCCACCGAGAATGAAAGGGTTGGTGAAATGATGTACGATGATTTGCAGGGAAAAGGAGCCTTTCGTAGATTCAAGGAGAATGTCAGAAAACACAATTTGCTAGAGGCATGGTATGAGTTTTATGAAAATGCTTTGAAAGAAATCGCCATAGAATGGTGCAAATCGCACGGCATTGTCTGTGAAGATTATCAGGGTGAATCATCTGAATAA